TGCGTTCCAAATGTATGGCGTCAAAAGTAACATATTCATAGGAAAAACAAGCGAGATTAGTTTTGGTCAAGAACTAATGTTGTTAAATATACCTGCCGTGTACTATGCATTTTTAAAGAAGTTTACGAACTCATGACGTACGTAAAATGCGTATCTAACTACAGGATGGggatatattttaaaaacatcaaacaaaaaaaataaacaagatacttaaaacaaacagacattttgattaaattatcGGTCATTGCTTTGTACTGTGTTGTCACTCGGCCATTTCCGTCCAGTTTCGGAACTTACGAATCTAATCCAGTTCTAATATTTTTCATGACTTTATCCGTTCTCTGCGTTCAATGGCAATTGGTGCAAATTCAATAATTGGTGATCAACACAATCAAAATTTGTTTCACGTCAAATGTTTGTCCAAAGTTCTTGATTTACAAATGCAAATTTACTGTTTGGAAAGTAATATTCACTTTGAAGACTGTACCAACCATGtaaaaattttgatataaaaggCACCTGACTTAATATAATATGTGGATTCTTCCATTCCAATAGTATACATTATAACGTCTAAAATTAATCTGATTACAATTAAAACACGACATTAAGATTAAAATGATAACTCTACATATTATAACACTAAAGAATGTGACATGGACACAACTCTAATCCGATGTTAAAAGCAGAACACAAATGTACTACAACCGGGAACAAAGGCCCGGTCACAGGTAAAGCAGAGGTCTGTCTTTGATCTGCCTGTAAGTATATACCCCGGGGTTACAATCACTGGGCACATTCATGGAGTCTATTGTCATGTTACCAATATTTACCCAGGGGAGCAGGACCCGTGTCAAGACCCTTAGGGACTAGAGGACTTTACATATTGTTTGACGGGTCCACTAATAGATAAGACCTCTTGTCCAATAACAATTATCATGTGTGTGTTTTTATCGCCATTTACGGTTAGCCTGCGGGTGTACATAGTGTATAGGGTCACTGTACAGACACAGGGACCTGGGCATTGTTAGTGTAGGGTCCCTGTACAGACACGGGGACCTGGGCATTGTTAGTGTAGGGTCCCTGTACAGACACAGGGACCTGGGCATTGTTAGTGTAGGGTCCCTGTACAGACACAGGGACCTGGGCATTGGGGTCCCTGTACAGACACAGGGACCTGGACATTGTTCAAAGTCTACATTTATATCTGGACTTAGTGTCGTTGATAATATTCTGCTGTTACGTTTTAGTAGTTTGGATTGAAATTAGGTCAATTCTCCTGTATGCTTCACACATCACATATATAGGAGAGTgcttttatacatgtatgttgtccaATCACACGAAATTTCAATCTAGCGTGTCCAAATTTTCTATAAAGAGACTAGATAACAAAAAGTTCAAATGTAATAAGTAGATTATGTAACAGTATCAGGTAATTTAGGTGATTACTGCAGTTCTCGGAATGACATAAGAATTTGCACTGCAATATCAAATttgtatacaattatacatGTGCACCAATCTGTTATTGATCTGAAGTATATTGTCGTCTGTTGATcgactatacatgtatacatgttcaAACGTCAATGTACTGAAAACACGTGCATTCGTAATGGCAGATATGTAAtcacatcaataccaggtatgCGGATTCGGTATGAAATGCCTATCGCGATGGACACTAGATAGTAAGTAGGTACAGTGATGAGTGTGTCTAGATTGTACGAGTGTACGTATACGACTCTATCAGCGACAAGTCGTTAATTATACATCAGGTCACGTGGAGATGTATTGATTTCATTATAACACATGACGTTGCTACCGACTCTCTCAGTGTCAGCATCAGTATCCATATTCTTTGTCACGCCGTGATGCGCTCAGCCTCTTGCGGCAATACACATCACCTGGACTTCTTGTTACCGTGGCAACAAACTTACGTCATATTCTATGATTAATTGTTACACCGTAAGAAATATCTAGAGTCTGTCTGGTTTATATCACAGGGTTATtcgtgaaaataaataaaagtaaactAGAAACCAAATGTCTGTGACAAAAACATGTCCACCTCCAGATAAAATATAGGCAAGACAGGTCAGTACAAGACGAACACAGCTAATATGGGTAGCACCTCCTAATACCTTCATCCCCATTTAATAGTGGACATCACTCTTAATAGTTAGGACAACAATCTGAAGAAAACATAAGTTCACCCTACCTAGAGGTGACGCAAAATAAAGCTGATAATATGTGCCTCCAATATGCCCAATTCTCAATGTTATTGCTCTATAAATTTAAATAACGTACGATCTTTGGTATAGCGATgatcatatattttattatccAGTATCCACCGTAAGGTACGTAGCGTTAAGTCACCTTCCAAATGTAAGTAAGCTTATATAAAGTATAGTCACCCTTTCACAAACTTTTAAATCCTGAACCAACATCCataattaaaacttttaatttaatatatttactcGCATTTAATAATAGTGGATGCATTAACTAGTGATGttaaatgaacaaatataaaaaatatcgaATTACCAATATGAGTATGATGGTACATTATGTAGATGAAGTCAAGCTAACTAAACGTTGCAGTACTACGCGTACGCCAGCTGTAGTAGATAGCATCGCTCCATGTGTATCGCACTGGAGGAAATTTATGAGTGACATTCGTATGTCAAATTCGTTCTTTTCGACATCTAGCATGCACTGTATTACCGTTGCTAATGCAGGTTATACAAAACTGAAGGTCAATGGTTCATCCTAGCACATGTGTTATGACTAATATGAAACAGACACATATCACATGGTTCTGTCAGAACTAAAGTATATAGCAGCAATGATATTAAACCTtgcctttttaattttttggaatcatattttgttatatcttatTAAGTAATACTTGTTTTATCTAAACAAAACCGCTTCTCTTATGTAAGTtttgaaattcacaaatcacCTATTTAGATGCGTGATATTAGTCATTGCATAATTCCAATCTTCAAATACATAATCATTAAATGGCCAGAGGCCATAGTATGTACAGATACATTAAACGCTTCTTTTCATATGgattctgttatatagaatttGATAAACGCTCAGCTAGGTTAACCAGAGCTAttgttctatatacataacCTACATAGTGTATGTGAAATATAAAGAGGAATGTATTATGACAAGTGATTGCCTTGTTTAGgttaatacatgtagatatagtTTATACAAACTCAACATAGATTATGATGAGAAATCAAGGTAATGCCGCTAGATTAACTAGTCTGGTAGAACATACAAGGATGTATAAGTACAACTAATATATAGGTCAGATTTTGTAACAATATACAATGAAAAGTCATGTGgatctttaatatgtatattgatataaatactaAACGTTACTCTCAGCTGACCAATCGATTTTCCTCCAAAGAGATTGAGTTAGCCACCATCAAACTAAACATATACACAACTGTAGATCAGAGAATATATAAATGAGAGTAAGAACAGTCAAGCATGTCCAAATGTTCCCGTCCGTCACAACCTCACAAGGTTACAGCCAGAAATTTACCAGGCAATGTAAAAATCGACCAACGTGCACAAACATAGCACTATACTTGATTATATGGACGCTAGTCTACTAGCCAATGTATATAACCCAACCCGGCGGTTCTACATTCGCCATGCCGGTCCACTATTGAGCAATCGTCTATGATCCCCGTTCACCTTGAAATTTCCAGGTGATTAATTTGATCGAATTGGCGTTCAAACGCCGCCATCGACTACCAGTTTTGTTACATTAGCAGCAACATAATATCATCTTATTGTATCCGCATGCGATACACGAAAAAAAACATGCCGATAATTCTAGGGAATATTTCCGACTTACCTCGGGTTTCCTGGCTGCCTTAGCGTGGGTACgacagatgaccttgaccttgatcaACTCGGGGACGTGTCGACgtatattcatatacatgtacgttttACTATACACCTGTGTGACGAGCCGGCAACCAGTCACaattttaaccaatcagatGACAGTGTTATCTTAAGTCCGTAAAGTCAGCACTGGAAACGTAGGTAAGAGTGTACAGGTGTAATAAATTAGCGTGTGTGTAGAGATTGAAATACTCACTGGGTGACATTTATATGGTACGACAGTGTTACGGTGTTCTTTCAGGGACAGAATGTCCTCCAATCTCAAATTATGTAGATTCACGTTCATGCTAATTACTATGTAGATGATTTAGAATAGATAAGTTATATACCAGTAACACTTGTAGGTTCGTCGTCTGTAATAAAACAAGGCCGTTTTCgttttattcggaacaaccggttcgaccgttttataagtaattatatgttaataatggttgacctacattttttttatacaggcctgtgagggctttgttcAGGGCTCGCCtggaaacaatataaaatcatcagtTCCGTCTTTTATTCATAaacgtataatcgaaaacgacCATAGTCTCTTTTTGTCAAGAGTTCTTGGTGCCCGACATAATTTAGTAATCAGATTCACACTCAACTTCCCCGTGACACTTATGAGATAAATCGTATGCAGTAGCTAGCATTTCCCCCCGTTTCATATATATTTGTCGGTTGTgttataaattgtaaaatactatactaataattattttaaatgtacaatACCTGAATACCTCTCATCTATTTTGGGAATGCTCTGAAGTTCAGAACTTTTTAGCAAACTTTGAAAGTCTTTTAGAATTCTGTTTATACCATTTGCAATTTATAAAGAAACAATGCTTTTCGGAAAACTTAATCATAACGGCATATATCAAAgaatagataatgaaatttttctttttttatcaaacacttTATTTATAGAACAAGATGTTTACATGGTTCTTTAAATGTGATGgtttttttaaactgtattaAAGATTGTTATTATGTTCAAAGATATATACCTTATGGAAAAGgagaaaaactttaaaaaaatactaaagATTGGAAAAAATGGATAAAGCTAGTAGAACTTACGAATCCCTGACGGTTGTAAATATCTTCtattaaaatagaatatatatttatttgttgtcatacatacatgCGTCATGCTTGCTTTTGATCGGGATGTTGAGCAGTAATTTTTAATGCAATTGTCcctatcaaaaataaattgtctTTCTAACTTCTTGCTTccgttttttcttctttctatctttttctttctttactttttttactcatgtttatttatttgtttattcattatttttcatataagaaTATATCTGCATTTAATTCTTATTCTTCACAATCTCTCCTTTCTAGTTCATCCTATTATTCCTTCTTTCCTCCCCAATtctttgttctttattttatcttttctctcccTCCTCCCTCTCTATCAAAAAACccaaacaatgtaattatactgatgaatgaaagaatggcagagtgaaagatgtgcatggaagataaatatattcatattttatgattatttgattattgtaaaattgatatattgtttggcaaaaaaataaaaaattataaaaaatacctGAATACTTCAATACCTTTGATTATATTAGCCTTCTGTGTGTCAGAGTAGATATATTAAATTTAACTATTGTCTCGTATATAATTTAGCAAATACTAAGTACTAATgcctatatttaaaaaatgaatatggtttCCAGAAAATAATCCATGGTTTATATCTTTTAAGAAATTTGCATAACTTCATATAATCAGGTATTGCAAGAGATACTAAGAGGTAAGACAGGTATGAGACTTGTTAATCCTTGTAAGAGGTATACGCAACGATTTCTCTATACAAGATATGATATGAATACATCAATAttgttacaaatatttgtttttagaaGCAATAACATCTCTTGCTGTTTGAGATGTGACTTGtcttttcaataaaacatttgaaataatattgaaCAATTTTATTGAGTGGAGACCACGGTTAATATAATTACATTCTTTTAGTAAAGAGATTCAGACATTTTTtgcaaaatgtaaacaaatcccATActgaatatcaaaaataatgtCTTTCGGAACTTTGAACTGTGTAAAATGCAATGTGTCTACTCGTCCAAAACCCCTGTCAAATTCTTGAACATTATTTAATCAATTCTTGGACATTATTAAATCAAACATGATATCTGAACACACCAACTGATATTCGGCAATAAAATACGAAATAAATGGCCGATATATTTAAATTTCCGTTTTATTCAAGTATAGGATTCAGTACAAAAATATTGTGTcaacaacaaattataaaatggcttTTCCAAGATGTTTCTACCCCTAGCTAAACTGATATCTACTTTGATATATTGCTAGACAATGGACTCTACTTACTATATGAGAAACTACATCTGGATTTAAGGCTTACTTCCTGAATTATTTACAATATGAGCTAGTTTGCTAAACTACAATCTAGTTTTAATTATTCAACAATTTAAcacatgaatatttttttgtaacttaagCACGGTAGAGTTATCTCCGTTTGCCCACTTTTTGAGTTGGTATCAGTCGCAGCATTCTCAATaatccaggggttattatcactatTGTTATACAacagatagtaacccctgaaatatcgaggatgaagGAGCAGAGTGGAGCAAAGAGAGGCCACACTAACCGAATTATTTCAGGTCATATACCCTCATCTCATATCAAGTCTTACCGAAAATGGTTCAGCATCCAtccatgttttctttttttgtaaGCTACGTTTTTACTGCAGTTCATGATGCATTACATTATGCATTACAACGATGGAGAACATACAACTATTTGGAACTTGGATGTGAAAGTAATATTCGCTGTACCGAAATTTTGTTTGACTACTTATTGAAACTGTTGAAATGTTAAAGACTTGGCAAATAAAGGTTTACTGTGATGTGTAGACATATGTACGGCAGCATTCATACCCAATTTTCATATCGACATTAACTTTCACTCATTCTTCAGTCTGTGTTATAACACACAGCTGTCCACTCATACTTCGTATATAtctttacatgtaaaacaacatttaaacaataattttactGCCTGGGTTTCAAAGTCACTAATATTTAGAACACAAGACGCacacatcatacatgtatagaacTTCGGACTTTGACATGGCGTTATTAAGTGATTCTGCACCTGGATATAAATGAGCTGTTCATCACATAGCGACATCCGGATATTTTTCTGCCTATCTCGCAAGAAACCACGCCAAACACACCCCACAACGGCTAAGTTcaacagagttacttcccttcttgCATAAAGTTAGTAACAAATTAGCGGTAACTTCGTATTCTAGGAGTTATTTCCCCTCCATCAGGCGACTTTAGGAAAATCATTCACAGTCATGTGGAAGTAAGATGACTCAACGAAAACCCGCTTTCCtggtattttttttacacatgATGTTTTCCTACTGGCAATGAAATCAAATTCTTCATTTTGAAGAAAGTTGTCAATTACAATCTCTTGTCATGAAGATTTCTGCTGTCCCAGATTACGACTCCTGTCTGAAGTTACCGGTGTCCTTTTTGTTCTTGTACCACAGGTAGGTAAGAAGGAGAGTGATGAGGAACATACACGCCAGACACACAGCCACGATCACACCGATAATTCGGGCCTGGTGGATGGCTTCTTCCAAGTCGATTGGGACATAATCTGAAACGTTCAATTAATTAGTATAATTAATGGTCAATTAACTTAAACTACAATATCAAAGTCGCCCTGTTAAGTAATTCAGATAATAATATTGTTTCAATGTTAAAGCTGTGTTAAGCTTTTAGTTATCTCTTGCATTTTATAACCTAGGAAAAAATCGTTACCATAGCAACACGTATGGTAAAATGTCCATATTCGTTGCTATCGACACCAGAAACGTATATCATGAACGTCACATGCAATCAACGCAACACCAACATATACTATAAGTAACTGTCTATTTATTATGTCTCATACCTTTATCATTTAACACCAGACGACATAAGGGTTGCTAATATAATAAACTATTCTTTATGACAACGACCTCCATAATTTTACACCAGGAAAAATGTCACTAATCCACTATGATTTTTTTACCCCCATGACAACACCCGCATTTCTTTAGCTACACTTAATTTATAAAGCAATACCTACCATCATTTATTTCCTGCTCGTCACCATCACTTTTGGAACATTTTGAGGAAACTGTAATGTTGAAAGCATAGCCGTCAGTTTCGGCGTAGTTAGATTTCTCCAGGACCGTTACTTCCAGGTACTCGGCACTCGTACACCAATCTTCTGGGATCTTCTTACCACAACCCATCTCCTGTACAAAGcagatataaaatattatgatatGGGAGTAAATGACGTAGGATTTTAAACGTTTGGACAAAGTTACAAAGAATTATTtaaaccatcctcgatattccaggccCACTGGATTATGGCATAGCAATACTGAAAGCTCTTTGTGCAACAACAAATGAGACAGGTAGtagtttgcttgtttgattgattattttaacgtcctattaaacaaccagggtcatgttaggacgacctccaatgtatgcagtgtgtagcgtatgtgaagtgcgaggtgcgtgttttgggagactgcggtatgttcgtgttgtgtcttcttgaatGGTGGAACTGgttccctttttatagtgctatatcactgaagcataccaccGCCGCAGACACCAAGAAACAAACCCcgtccggtcacattatactgacaacgggcgaaccagttgtcccaccccctgtttgctgagcgctaagcaggagcagaaactaccacttttatagactttggtgtgtctcggcaagggtacagaacctagagccttcttcacaggggccaaaagtgaggcggtgccaagggaggcattaggaaagataaagtcagttaggaagaagagaaaagataagattctaaatttagtcgccttttacgatcaagcaataggggcagcaggtacaataatCGGATAACTATACACCGTACTGCTTTGATACTGAGCGTTGCTGTAAGCCACAAAGGAAGACTACATGCATCTGATCGGTCAGTTtatttctcctgaactgccttcagttttatcATGACCCCCCGGATgttgatataacgacagtgatatgAAACCCTGGAGGATCGCATCAAACATGTGTTGCTGTCGTTACAGTTATGCTTTTGCATCTCTTTCAGGACATATCACAAAGCTAGGGGATGGACATGTGATGTAATTGATCTTATAAACTTTATGAAATGTTGTTGAGTCAAAGGGTAGATTATTCCTTGGTTGGGAGAAAGATTCTAAAGGAAGGGGGAGGTTTGGGAGCGGGTGGGTTCTGGTATTCTATGGTACCTACTGCTGTTATATCCTCTCTCTCGAAGTGTTTCCCAGAGATGTGGACTTTGGCGAAACAGAAGTCCATACGGCTATGAGTAACGTCGACACACAGTTTACGATAGGTGCAGTTGGCTGGTAAGTCCCCCACGGCAGATATAAGGAGGCTATAGTAAGATCCCTGAGGTGTCTTTCCACTGGACGATAGGTGGGCCTCCTGAGAAAATCCCAATTCTATCTTCCCACATTGTGTGGAGACGGCTCCTGTGTCCATCCGAGCTGAAATAGATAGAAAAGGAAATATTGTGATTTTACCAACAGATAGCGCGTGGTGTTACCCACATCCAATGGTATTGTCATTAATAATCCATTGTTTTTTACCATTTAATATAAATAGTCCACGTTTCTAccattaaatattaataatctTGTCAGTAAATATCGCGTGGTTTAGATGGTATGATACATATATCATTAGATATAACCGATAGTTTTCCAGAAGAATGTATAGTTAACAAAATATCCGTATTAGTGATTACACCCGTAGAATAACATTTCGCagtagaaataatttatttgccCAGGTGGTAAAGCTATCGGTAGAAGACACATTGGTTAACCAGTAGACGTCTGCTAGTACTACCAATAAGTCAGGTGCTTAACCAGTATATATCATCACATGAATTCGGCCTCAATTATCAATGATTTTCCTTTAGACAGTcgatatactgcagcctcccaaaagaCACGGGGGATCGTCCTTAAATGAATTTAGCTGTTAATGACATTAAGCGCTACCAACGACCCATAGAAATAGAACTTTATTTAGGATAAATGGCCTGTGAAAAAGAATTATGTTCAAGGAATGCCTTTTGCAATTTAAATTAAAGTTAACACAAGTATgacaaaaacattaatattcataacgatgtaattgaattaatttacataaaaatcaaatgttgttatatactgtttttttttattaaaaccaTCTTTGTTTCCAACATAAGTATGATATTGCGTAATCATGATATATAGGTCGGGCGCCTAATAAaatttgtacaatgtatttgaaaaGAGCGTCACGTCAAAACGCTCAAACCACCATTAAACTGATGTACATCAGTTAACTGATAAATACGTATGGTTATGAAGACTACACTACTGATTACATAGTCACAAGAAATGATCCCCCTTTTTGCTTCATGATGAAGGTGGTCCAATAC
The nucleotide sequence above comes from Argopecten irradians isolate NY chromosome 1, Ai_NY, whole genome shotgun sequence. Encoded proteins:
- the LOC138320143 gene encoding uncharacterized protein; translated protein: MKSILVVCLAGVLLSFANCERDVIQARMDTGAVSTQCGKIELGFSQEAHLSSSGKTPQGSYYSLLISAVGDLPANCTYRKLCVDVTHSRMDFCFAKVHISGKHFEREDITAEMGCGKKIPEDWCTSAEYLEVTVLEKSNYAETDGYAFNITVSSKCSKSDGDEQEINDDYVPIDLEEAIHQARIIGVIVAVCLACMFLITLLLTYLWYKNKKDTGNFRQES